A region from the Drosophila ananassae strain 14024-0371.13 chromosome 2L, ASM1763931v2, whole genome shotgun sequence genome encodes:
- the LOC6499672 gene encoding uncharacterized protein LOC6499672 isoform X4, with translation MFGCIYQLWDWLEAPPLFTAGTMDAKKLQQLQEAAILAQQQKKLPLAYQTNLVDYRTAAYSQALYQQSPTATSSSGGGPLSPIEMQPQSKHHGLLKHGGGGGNSSSSHSSPYHQSYSSSGGGTAAEQLYQSPTERTYLAAAGRLQANNATAGHHPMSALQAQYQQLQAAKMQAQLATQNEAAQQQQRTFALRQAMNPPTGHYHMSQSSSMVSNMTTMTQQQQQQQQQQQQQQQHQRAPPSSLNLQNQYQPAQGPLKLQQQQMPKHYQEQLYAQQQQQLQQQQQQQLHQQQLQQQQQHQQQQHRHKAELQTPGSEHGTVYIQQNHPGHVVNQACQTQISAVKPKATPSSEESSTTSAKSPSHAPLDRKKSAGSIQALKSPITKRPPSTPVTLSGWLHKQGSDGLKVWRKRWFVLAEYCLYYYKGPEEEKLLGSVLLPSYRVSACLPEDKIYRKFAFKCEHQNMRTYWLAADNSESMMAWVRALAAASMMQAPSSGESEPSVNSSLNHSGENSDSGIHTLQSQPSKGQPTPSSDGLSGGGGGVTNSQPLYANAPPKPRRSNDGGYSSPSPEHNEQQQQHSSRRLMSPTQQLYQQQQQQQQNQRSQQPQQHHAIYDTRTGHVSSALQLQQAQQQYSLDHLEAQFQQQQLDMEEQIARLQQQRAAEEIYGEREMYMAKLLHQQRQGVNGGYPTQQQLLQAERRTPDAYGRSKQQRLFAAAAAAADYEDIYNMSQLAGAGGIPMSAQEALLQEAASYRRPLSPPSYDGAKHVPAMPQRYTPNHLEASGADQLINTMDLRARTAAAIVRPHSADFLEYEARAEAAAAAAAAAIAQSQQESGRAPRPKSSLDINRTPDSFYYSEASYADKMRKSALYLQNGAQPQQAGSYRTAAGDFNSGVNTIGYENPYERAYKRQELLAEAQAQAQVQASSMPRMSRSASQGRAMVSQLQSPQQEDLPPLNVHPGSIFPPSMSTQEIICKNEQFLRSASARLPKRAGGMDDDYSAANSTTTSPTSGVAPSPQHQEGERKREESMKRLLEWKQRMLQSPLTRKGIQQGGSNMSAMSKLGSNPNILLASTAVASGARYAPQAGKTGLVGNGNASAVGNGSAPGAGSASATAGIQRSRSETQANVGPGGVAYNNYSSDDEASISVRNVNNLPMGNLTVKPDPSDTLHEQPESAFAPYYGGAAETKYAKNTVLTDRGLYAGNGAGLATSTPQHQQQQFRMRRTGSRAEIDMLERETSSQIRNLEMSAGDLLSRTHEELVLLLIQLRRQSSQTARAIEQCCSDIHDVQNRLRSAEGLTRAESIQRLDYLKQHLLDLERHYEKSKPLVNLVDNMVKLGSLYRNDANGRVQPTTIERVEFNQRMQERQMLQEEQEQWERLSPNQAELQAKVHELYQLDQLLQEESGTLQSLQRDKEDLERALGGLRARIQDSNATPMALEAAKKQQHILERELSRVHQLLAENSKKLEQTVAGNARLEQELLLLRQKVQDTRGAATNGIDAAEAMNGDQNAAVLQSELERVQSLVGDMQRQRHELSTAVRQLTENSSRLYQEIGKQEVMNGGGGSTNGSLKKRSNSTSWTETDLDANMLKSGSRQHLNDSSLNLSTPLYVDTNSSSKLNDYNRYNGGGSSDALEMSGMESDGFLESNPFAMGLEKQEIKTVRIVKRESERRHRDRSERGLSSSIQNLDQVMEEEMYAQQQREQNAMYPQNHEEQPMTNGHHSRSKSLPRNYSEPPKPRHSRHMNGKTNGHHHYNNGGGYDYDRNSNYEHQPPPPPAPQSNGHHQQREHLNPLANAYFAKQLQQQANPSRDSARVALRTKTDSLQSLNKSLTDLSPEPVFQSVAARQIINEMSAGSASEDTEKVVEKVPPPHKHRRAVPREKRRHYTAPNNVNQKAMEKVQAENDMNRNNTNWRARDDLDMEVALRPRMNAPDVVRSALGQGEKISENTIDNLLLAPNKIVIPERYIPETTPELSPEEKKRRQEKVESIKKMLAEAPISSNENESLPPSKLNAEKKQREHLLQLNQILAQQVMQVSKIVAGNPTSHN, from the exons ATGTTTGGCTGCATTTATCAGCTCTGGGACTG GTTGGAGGCGCCACCGCTCTTCACCGCCGGCACCATGGACGCCAAGAAGCTGCAGCAGCTGCAGGAGGCGGCCATACTGGCGCAGCAGCAGAAAAAGCTGCCGCTGGCGTACCAAACCAATCTGGTGGACTACCGGACGGCGGCCTACAGCCAGGCCCTCTACCAGCAGTCCCCGACAGCCACGAGCTCCAGTGGCGGGGGACCGCTCTCGCCCATCGAGATGCAGCCGCAATCGAAGCACCACGGCCTGCTGAAGCACGGCGGGGGAGGAGGCAACTCGAGCAGCTCACACAGCTCCCCATACCACCAGTCGTACTCCAGCAGTGGTGGCGGGACGGCCGCCGAGCAGCTGTACCAGTCACCCACGGAACGCACCTACCTGGCGGCGGCGGGCAGGTTACAGGCTAATAACGCCACTGCCGGACATCATCCGATGTCGGCACTGCAGGCCCAGTACCAGCAGCTCCAGGCGGCCAAGATGCAGGCCCAGTTAGCCACCCAAAACGAGGCGgcccagcagcaacaacgcACCTTCGCCTTGCGGCAGGCCATGAACCCTCCCACGGGACACTACCATATGAGTCAGTCCTCCAGCATGGTCTCCAATATGACCACCATGacccagcaacagcagcagcaacaacagcaacaacagcagcagcagcaacatcagagGGCACCTCCTTCATCTCTAAACTTGCAAAACCAATATCAGCCGGCACAAGGTCCTTTGAagttgcaacagcaacaaatgcCAAAGCACTATCAAGAGCAGCTCTatgcccagcagcagcagcaactacaacagcagcagcagcagcagttgcatcagcaacagctgcagcaacagcagcaacatcaacagcagcagcatcgccATAAAGCTGAGCTGCAAACCCCTGGAAGTGAGCATGGAACGGTATACATCCAACAAAATCATCCAGGACATGTGGTGAACCAGGCCTGTCAGACCCAAATATCTGCAGTTAAGCCCAAGGCCACGCCAAGTTCGGAGGAGTCCTCGACCACCTCGGCCAAGAGTCCTTCCCACGCTCCATTGGATCGGAAGAAGAGCGCCGGATCCATTCAGGCCTTGAAGTCGCCCATTACGAAGAGACCCCCATCCACGCCGGTGACTTTGTCTGGATGGTTGCACAAGCAGGGATCCGATGGCCTGAAGGTGTGGCGCAAGCGGTGGTTCGTCCTTGCCGAGTACTGCCTCTACTACTACAAGGGGCCCGAAGAAGAGAAGCTACTTGGATCGGTACTGCTACCCTCTTATCGCGTATCCGCCTGCTTGCCGGAGGACAAGATCTACCGCAAGTTCGCCTTCAAGTGTGAGCATCAGAACATGAGGACCTATTGGCTGGCAGCTGATAATTCAGAGTCGATGATGGCGTGGGTGCGAGCCTTGGCCGCCGCCAGTATGATGCAGGCCCCCAGCAGCGGGGAGTCGGAGCCCAGTGTGAATTCCTCCCTCAATCACAGTGGGGAGAATTCGGACTCGGGGATCCATACTCTGCAGTCGCAGCCGAGCAAGGGACAACCAACACCATCGTCGGACGGGCTAagtggaggaggtggtggagTTACCAACTCCCAGCCACTATATGCCAATGCACCGCCCAAGCCCCGACGAAGCAACGATGGGGGCTACTCCTCTCCATCGCCGGAACACAacgaacagcagcagcaacactcTAGTCGCCGACTGATGTCGCCCACCCAGCAGCTgtaccagcaacaacagcagcagcaacagaaccAGCGATCTcagcagccgcagcaacaTCATGCCATTTACGACACCAGAACGGGTCATGTCTCCAGTGCCCTACAACTGCAGCAGGCCCAGCAGCAATACTCACTGGACCATTTGGAGGCGCAGttccagcagcaacagctggACATGGAGGAGCAGATTGCCCGGCTGCAGCAGCAACGAGCAGCTGAGGAGATCTACGGCGAGCGAGAGATGTACATGGCCAAGCTGCTCCACCAGCAGCGGCAGGGTGTCAATGGCGGCTACCCCACCCAGCAGCAGCTCCTGCAAGCGGAGCGGAGGACACCCGATGCCTACGGGCGGTCGAAGCAGCAACGTCTCTTTGCCGCCGCAGCCGCTGCAGCGGACTACGAGGATATCTACAACATGTCCCAGCTGGCTGGTGCCGGGGGCATACCCATGTCGGCACAGGAGGCGTTGCTGCAGGAGGCGGCTAGCTATCGGAGACCGCTCAGCCCGCCCAGCTACGATGGCGCGAAGCACGTGCCGGCCATGCCGCAGCGTTACACGCCCAATCACTTGGAG GCCAGCGGCGCTGATCAACTAATCAATACAATGGACTTGCGTGCTCGTACTGCGGCCGCCATTGTGCGTCCGCACTCTGCCGACTTCCTGGAGTACGAGGCGCGTGCCGAGGCCGCTGCTGCGGCTGCCGCGGCAGCCATTGCCCAGAGCCAACAGGAGAGCGGCCGGGCACCCAGACCCAAGTCCAGTTTGGACATCAATCGGACACCGGACAGCTTCTACTACTCGGAGGCGAGTTATGCGGACAAGATGCGAAAGAGCGCCCTCTATCTGCAGAATGGGGCTCAACCACAGCAGGCTGGCAGCTATCGCACTGCGGCCGGAGATTTCAATTCCGGCGTAAACACCATTGGCTACGAGAATCCGTACGAGAGGGCCTACAAGCGGCAGGAACTGCTGGCTGAGGCTCAGGCCCAGGCTCAGGTTCAGGCCAGTAGCATGCCCAGGATGAGTCGATCGGCCAGCCAGGGGCGAGCGATGGTGTCGCAACTGCAGTCACCACAGCAGGAGGACCTGCCACCGCTGAACGTGCACCCTGGATCCATATTTCCGCCATCGATGTCCACCCAGGAGATTATCTGCAAAAACGAGCAGTTCTTGCGGTCCGCCAGTGCTCGACTTCCTAAAAGAGCCGGCGGGATGGATGATGACTATTCGGCGGCAAATTCCACCACCACTTCACCCACATCGGGAGTTGCTCCCTCACCGCAGCACCAGGAGGGCGAGCGAAAGCGGGAGGAGTCCATGAAGCGTCTTCTGGAATGGAAGCAGCGCATGCTGCAGTCACCTTTGACCCGCAAGGGCATCCAGCAGGGCGGCAGCAACATGTCCGCCATGTCAAAGCTGGGCAGCAATCCGAACATACTTCTGGCTTCCACTGCAGTGGCCAGTGGAGCACGCTATGCCCCCCAGGCGGGCAAGACAGGTCTGGTGGGCAATGGCAATGCAAGTGCTGTAGGAAACGGAAGTGCTCCGGGGGCAGGAAGTGCCTCTGCAACCGCAGGTATCCAACGCTCTCGATCAGAAACGCAGGCTAATGTGGGACCTGGTGGAGTGGCGTACAACAACTACTCCTCGGATGATGAAG CCTCAATATCCGTGCGAAATGTTAACAACCTGCCCATGGGCAACCTTACCGTGAAGCCGGATCCCTCGGATACCCTCCACGAGCAGCCAGAGTCAGCATTTGCCCCGTACTACGGTGGAGCCGCCGAGACCAAGTACGCCAAGAACACGGTGCTTACGGACCGCGGACTCTACGCCGGAAATGGAGCCGGATTGGCCACATCCACGccgcagcatcagcagcagcagttccGTATGCGGCGCACCGGTAGTCGGGCGGAAATCGATATGCTGGAGAGGGAGACGAGCAGCCAGATTAGG AATCTGGAAATGTCGGCTGGGGATTTGTTGAGCCGAACCCACGAGGAGCTCGTCCTTCTTCTGATCCAACTGAGACGCCAGAGCAGCCAAACGGCCAGAGCCATCGAGCAGTGCTGCAGCGACATACACGATGTACAG AATCGCCTGCGCAGTGCTGAAGGCTTGACCCGAGCTGAGAGCATCCAGCGACTGGACTATTTGAAGCAACATCTTTTGGACTTGGAACGCCACTATGAGAAGAGCAAGCCCTTGGTCAACCTGGTGGACAACATGGTCAAGTTGGGATCACTTTATAGGAACGATGCCAACGGCAGGGTTCAGCCTACAACTATCGAGCGTGTGGAGTTCAATCAGCGCATGCAGGAGCGTCAGATGTTGCAGGAAGAGCAGGAGCAATGGGAACGTCTCAGTCCCAATCAGGCCGAGTTACAG GCCAAAGTACATGAGCTCTACCAACTGGATCAACTCCTGCAGGAGGAGTCTGGAACTCTGCAGAGCCTGCAGCGGGATAAGGAGGACCTCGAGCGAGCTTTGGGCGGCCTGAGAGCTCGTATCCAAGACAGCAATGCGACGCCCATGGCTTTGGAGGCGGCCAAGAAACAGCAACACATTTTGGAGCGCGAGCTGTCGCGTGTCCATCAGCTTCTCGCTGAGAACTCAAAG AAACTGGAGCAGACTGTGGCGGGTAATGCTCGACTGGAGCAGGAGCTGCTGCTTCTGCGGCAGAAAGTGCAGGACACCCGAGGAGCTGCCACCAACGGAATCGATGCTGCCGAAGCCATGAATGGCGACCAAAACGCAGCTGTTTTGCAATCCGAACTGGAGCGCGTCCAGTCCTTGGTGGGAGATATGCAGAGGCAGCGCCATGAGCTCAGCACTGCAGTGCGACAGCTGACAGAGAACTCGAGCAGGTTGTACCAGGAGATTGGAAAGCAGGAGGTTATGAATGGCGGCGGAGGCTCCACCAACGGCAGCCTGAAGAAGCGCAGCAACTCGACCAGCTGGACCGAGACGGACCTGGATGCTAACATGCTAAAGAGTGGCAGTCGGCAGCATCTGAACGACTCCAGCCTGAACCTATCCACTCCCCTGTATGTGGACACAAATAGCTCCTCAAAGTTGAACGACTACAATCGCTACAACggaggcggcagcagcgatgccCTGGAAATGAGTGGAATGGAGAGCGATGGATTCCTGGAAAGCAACCCCTTCGCCATGGGCCTAGAGAAGCAGGAAATCAAGACCGTGAGGATTGTGAAGCGGGAATCGGAGCGCCGACATCGAGATCGCAGCGAACGTGGTCTGAGCAGCTCCATCCAGAACTTGGACCAGGTCATGGAGGAGGAGATGTATGCCCAGCAGCAGCGAGAACAGAATGCCATGTATCCCCAGAACCACGAGGAGCAGCCGATGACCAATGGTCACCACAGTCGCTCCAAGTCGCTGCCTAGGAACTACAGTGAACCACCTAAGCCGCGGCACAGTCGCCACATGAACGGAAAGACCAACGGACACCACCACTACAACAATGGTGGTGGCTATGACTACGACCGGAATAGCAACTACGAGCATCAGCCACCACCGCCACCGGCACCACAGAGCAACGGGCACCACCAGCAGAGGGAGCACCTCAATCCCTTGGCCAATGCCTACTTCGCcaagcagctgcagcagcaggcgAATCCTTCACGGGACAGTGCCCGCGTGGCACTGCGCACCAAAACCGACTCCTTGCAGAGCCTGAACAAGAGCCTCACGGACCTCAGTCCGGAGCCGGTGTTCCAGAGCGTGGCTGCCCGCCAGATCATCAACGAAATGTCCGCCGGATCTGCCTCGGAGGACACAGAAAAGGTGGTAGAAAAAGTGCCACCTCCACACAAGCATCGACGGGCAGTGCCCCGGGAAAAGAGGCGCCACTACACTGCCCCCAATAATGTCAACCAGAAGGCCATGGAGAAGGTGCAGGCCGAGAATGATATGAACCGCAAT aaCACAAACTGGCGAGCTCGTGATGACCTGGACATGGAGGTGGCTCTGCGACCGCGAATGAATGCCCCCGATGTGGTGCGCTCTGCTCTGGGTCAGGGTGAAAAGATTTCGGAGAACACCATTGATAACTTGCTCTTGGCGCCCAACAAAATAGTCATACCCGAGCGTTACATACCAGAAACA ACGCCCGAACTGTCGCCGGAGGAGAAGAAACGTCGTCAGGAGAAGGTCGAGTCTATCAAGAAAATGCTTGCCGAAGCTCCCATTAGCAGCAAC GAAAATGAGAGCCTGCCGCCGAGCAAACTCAATGCTGAGAAGAAACAACGCGAGCACCTATTGCAGCTCAACCAAATCCTGGCCCAGCAGGTGATGCAAGTCAGCAAGATCGTAGCCG GCAATCCCACTAGTCACAACTAA